The Streptomyces achromogenes genome window below encodes:
- a CDS encoding beta-ketoacyl-[acyl-carrier-protein] synthase family protein, with the protein MTRRVAVTGIGIVAPGGIGVPAFWNLLVEGRTATRGITFFDPAGLRSRIAAECDFDPAAHGLDAGDVERCDRYIQFAMVAGDEAVRDAGLDLAAQNPWRVGVSLGTAVGGTTRLENDYVLVSHHGQRWDVDHRQAAPQLHRAFTPSTLASTVAERFGARGPVQTVSTGCTSGLDAVGYAFHTVQEGRADICIAGASDSPISPITMACFDAIKATSCNNDDPAHASRPFDADRDGFVMGEGGAVLVLEELEHARARGAHVYCELGGYATYGNAYHMTGLTGEGLEMARAIEDALDHARTDACAVDYVNAHGSGTKQNDRHETAAVKRVLGRHAYDTPMSSIKSMVGHSLGAIGAIELVACVLALAHQVVPPTANYETPDPECDLDYVPRVARERKLSSVLSVGSGFGGFQSAVVMNRPREKTR; encoded by the coding sequence ATGACGAGACGGGTGGCGGTCACCGGCATAGGCATCGTCGCCCCCGGCGGCATAGGCGTCCCCGCGTTCTGGAACCTCCTCGTCGAGGGCCGCACGGCGACGCGGGGCATCACGTTCTTCGACCCGGCCGGTCTGCGGTCGCGGATCGCCGCCGAGTGCGACTTCGACCCGGCGGCGCACGGACTGGACGCCGGGGACGTCGAACGCTGCGACCGCTACATCCAGTTCGCCATGGTCGCCGGCGACGAGGCGGTCCGCGACGCCGGTCTCGACCTCGCTGCGCAGAACCCGTGGCGGGTCGGCGTCTCCCTGGGCACCGCGGTCGGCGGGACCACCCGGCTGGAGAACGACTACGTGCTGGTCAGCCATCACGGACAGCGCTGGGACGTCGACCATCGGCAGGCCGCCCCGCAGCTGCACCGCGCGTTCACGCCCAGCACCCTCGCCTCGACGGTGGCCGAGCGGTTCGGTGCGCGGGGGCCCGTGCAGACCGTCTCCACGGGGTGCACCTCCGGCCTCGACGCCGTCGGGTACGCCTTCCACACGGTGCAGGAGGGCCGGGCCGACATCTGCATAGCCGGCGCCTCGGACTCGCCGATCTCCCCGATCACCATGGCCTGCTTCGACGCGATCAAGGCGACCTCCTGCAACAACGACGACCCCGCGCACGCCTCGCGTCCCTTCGACGCCGACCGCGACGGGTTCGTGATGGGGGAGGGCGGCGCGGTGCTCGTCCTGGAGGAGCTGGAGCACGCGCGGGCCCGTGGCGCGCACGTGTACTGCGAGCTCGGCGGGTACGCCACCTACGGCAACGCGTACCACATGACCGGCCTGACCGGTGAGGGCCTGGAGATGGCCCGGGCCATCGAGGACGCCCTCGACCACGCGCGGACCGACGCCTGCGCGGTCGACTACGTCAACGCGCACGGGTCGGGCACCAAGCAGAACGACCGCCACGAGACCGCCGCGGTGAAGCGGGTCCTGGGCCGGCACGCCTACGACACCCCCATGAGCTCCATCAAGTCGATGGTGGGCCACTCCCTGGGCGCCATCGGAGCGATCGAACTCGTGGCCTGTGTCCTGGCGTTGGCGCACCAGGTGGTACCGCCGACCGCGAACTACGAGACGCCCGACCCCGAGTGCGACCTGGACTACGTCCCGCGCGTGGCCCGTGAGCGCAAGCTCTCCAGCGTGCTCTCGGTGGGCAGCGGGTTCGGCGGATTCCAGTCCGCGGTGGTCATGAACCGGCCGAGGGAGAAGACACGATGA
- a CDS encoding cupin domain-containing protein, which yields MITSRPRVVDLSEVEPNTRRGGDLRAMLTPATVGSTSGFMGVAIIKPGDRIGEHYHPYSEEFVYVVCGQLEVDLDGEAQALQPEQGLLIPLGMRHRFRNVGKVEARMVFHLGPLAPSPPLGHVDTEGTGAEAVVVGAEAAGRRQVRS from the coding sequence GTGATCACATCCCGTCCCAGAGTCGTGGATCTCAGCGAGGTCGAGCCCAACACCCGCCGCGGCGGCGACCTGCGCGCCATGCTCACCCCTGCCACCGTCGGCTCGACCAGCGGTTTCATGGGCGTGGCCATCATCAAGCCCGGCGACCGCATCGGTGAGCACTACCACCCGTACTCCGAGGAGTTCGTGTACGTCGTGTGCGGGCAGCTGGAGGTCGACCTCGACGGCGAGGCCCAGGCGCTGCAGCCCGAGCAGGGTCTGCTGATCCCGCTCGGCATGCGCCACCGCTTCCGCAACGTCGGCAAGGTGGAGGCCCGGATGGTCTTCCACCTCGGCCCGCTGGCCCCGAGCCCGCCGCTCGGCCACGTCGACACCGAGGGGACCGGCGCCGAGGCCGTGGTGGTCGGCGCCGAGGCCGCCGGCCGACGTCAGGTCCGGTCATGA
- a CDS encoding SchA/CurD-like domain-containing protein, with the protein MTTTSERVAGSRARQASQRVSQSVFDGSRLRVVLLVDVYDGAQQQFLEAYEQLCNQVASVPGHVSDQLCQSIENPSQWLITSEWESAPPFLAWVNSEEHVRMVEPLHSCVRDTRSLRFHVVRETGGPAADAKANGRRLQTSPRIGDGVIRHALTFTVKPGSEDIVAKILADYASPEPQVDDTTRLCRTSLFMHGNRVVRAIEVRGDLLSALRHVSRQPEVRAVEEAINPYLEQDRDLNDPESARVFFTRAALPAVHHVTADRQDPQAERYALYYPARPDRGMKLAELLARQDEAAADDPRNPVLRSTIFQRDDVVVRLIDVRGGLDGADPGQALGLSDPAQAAELTTLAEGVAGAAPAGAKDAPLARFLERARMDLVTDRRSPDA; encoded by the coding sequence ATGACCACCACGTCCGAACGTGTTGCAGGCTCGCGGGCGCGACAGGCGTCGCAACGTGTCTCCCAGTCCGTGTTCGACGGCTCCCGGCTCCGGGTCGTCCTGCTGGTCGACGTCTACGACGGCGCCCAGCAGCAGTTCCTGGAGGCCTACGAGCAGCTCTGCAACCAGGTCGCGTCCGTCCCCGGGCACGTGAGCGACCAGCTGTGCCAGTCCATCGAGAACCCCTCCCAGTGGCTCATCACCAGCGAGTGGGAGAGCGCGCCGCCGTTCCTCGCCTGGGTGAACAGCGAGGAACACGTGCGGATGGTGGAGCCGCTGCACAGCTGCGTCCGCGACACCAGGTCGCTGCGCTTCCACGTGGTCCGCGAGACCGGCGGACCCGCGGCGGACGCGAAGGCGAACGGCCGGCGGCTGCAGACCTCGCCCCGGATCGGCGACGGCGTGATCCGCCACGCGCTCACCTTCACCGTCAAGCCGGGCAGCGAGGACATCGTCGCCAAGATCCTGGCCGACTACGCCTCGCCCGAGCCGCAGGTCGACGATACCACCCGGCTGTGCCGCACTTCGCTGTTCATGCACGGCAACCGCGTGGTACGGGCCATCGAGGTGCGGGGCGACCTGCTGTCCGCGCTGCGCCACGTCTCCCGCCAGCCCGAGGTGCGGGCCGTCGAGGAGGCCATCAACCCCTATCTGGAGCAGGACCGGGACCTCAACGACCCCGAGTCCGCGCGGGTCTTCTTCACCCGCGCCGCGCTGCCCGCCGTCCACCATGTGACGGCGGACCGGCAGGACCCCCAGGCCGAGCGGTACGCCCTGTACTACCCGGCCCGGCCGGACCGCGGCATGAAGCTGGCCGAACTGCTCGCCCGGCAGGACGAGGCGGCGGCCGACGACCCGCGCAACCCGGTGCTGCGCAGCACGATCTTCCAGCGCGACGACGTCGTCGTACGGCTGATCGACGTGCGCGGCGGACTCGACGGCGCCGACCCCGGCCAGGCCCTCGGCCTCTCCGACCCCGCGCAGGCCGCCGAGCTGACGACCCTTGCCGAAGGCGTCGCCGGCGCGGCCCCGGCCGGCGCGAAGGACGCCCCGCTCGCGCGGTTCCTCGAGCGCGCGCGCATGGACCTCGTCACCGACCGTCGGTCGCCCGACGCCTGA
- a CDS encoding class F sortase translates to MAVPPSPSSPPPSSSPSSSDAPDASAPSAQSAEGGSRTGVMMLCATVAVFLAISLCGGNEPSSGAGRPPHAPPAASGPATRADAPPAPSSSRARDEEPSGRHLRRSRPVRLLIPKISVDAPFTDLAIGRSGRLDPPPADDVNLVGWHAKGASPGEAGTAIIAGHVDTKTSPAVFAGLSSLTEGDVFQVRRADGSKPSFRVDSVETFEKDDFPDERVYGDTPDAEVRLITCAGEYDRRAKDYTDNLVVFAHLL, encoded by the coding sequence ATGGCAGTCCCCCCGTCACCGTCCTCCCCTCCTCCCTCTTCCTCCCCTTCGTCCTCCGACGCGCCCGACGCCTCCGCGCCTTCCGCGCAGTCGGCGGAGGGAGGCTCCCGCACCGGCGTGATGATGCTCTGCGCCACCGTCGCCGTCTTCCTCGCGATCAGTCTGTGCGGCGGCAACGAGCCGTCGTCCGGCGCCGGACGCCCCCCGCACGCCCCGCCCGCCGCCTCCGGTCCGGCCACCCGTGCCGACGCGCCACCGGCCCCGTCCTCGTCGCGCGCCCGTGACGAGGAGCCGTCGGGCAGGCACCTGCGCCGATCGCGACCGGTACGCCTGCTCATCCCGAAGATCTCGGTCGACGCGCCCTTCACCGACCTCGCCATCGGCCGCAGCGGCCGGCTGGACCCGCCCCCCGCGGACGACGTCAACCTGGTCGGCTGGCACGCCAAGGGCGCCTCTCCCGGCGAGGCGGGCACCGCGATCATCGCCGGGCACGTCGACACCAAGACGTCCCCCGCCGTCTTCGCCGGGCTCAGCTCGCTCACCGAGGGCGACGTCTTCCAGGTCCGGCGGGCCGACGGCAGCAAGCCGTCCTTCCGGGTGGACAGCGTGGAGACGTTCGAAAAGGACGACTTCCCCGACGAACGCGTGTACGGCGACACACCCGACGCCGAGGTGCGGCTCATCACCTGCGCGGGGGAGTACGACCGCCGGGCCAAGGACTACACGGACAACCTGGTGGTCTTCGCGCATCTCCTGTGA